In a single window of the Halobacteriovoraceae bacterium genome:
- a CDS encoding IS481 family transposase has protein sequence MTSVNVTTKLVQNKLGLLNLAAELNNISKACKIMGVSRDTFYRYQEAKTTGGLEGLLDKPRNSPNFKNRTAPEIEKAVIQIAFDEPAYGQTRASNELKSKGLSISGAGVRGIWIRNNLETFKKRLENVEKIVAKEGKVLTEAQLKALEKKETEKEAHGEIETHHPGYLVSQDTFYVGTIKGVGRIYQQTVVDTYSKVSFAKLYQMKTAICAADILNDKVIPFFDEKNVPILRMLTDRGTEFCGRAEEHEYQLYLAIKDIDHTKTKARHPQTNGICERFHRTILDEFYQVAFRKKIYNSLEQLQADLDEFIYKFNNSRTHQGKMCNGRTPMETFNEGIKKWNDKNLSSYLQRGLDEKAVII, from the coding sequence ATGACTTCAGTCAATGTTACAACAAAATTAGTACAAAACAAACTAGGACTTTTAAACCTTGCTGCGGAATTAAATAATATCAGTAAGGCGTGCAAAATCATGGGAGTTTCCCGTGATACCTTTTATCGTTACCAAGAGGCCAAAACCACGGGTGGACTTGAAGGTCTTTTAGATAAACCAAGAAATTCACCGAATTTCAAAAATCGTACAGCACCAGAGATAGAAAAAGCAGTTATTCAAATAGCATTTGATGAACCTGCGTATGGACAGACGAGAGCATCTAATGAACTAAAATCGAAGGGACTTTCGATCTCAGGTGCCGGAGTGAGGGGAATTTGGATTAGAAACAATTTGGAAACTTTTAAAAAACGTCTTGAAAACGTTGAAAAAATCGTCGCTAAGGAGGGAAAAGTTTTAACAGAGGCACAGCTTAAAGCATTAGAGAAAAAAGAAACTGAAAAGGAGGCACATGGGGAAATTGAGACTCATCACCCTGGATATTTAGTTTCTCAAGACACTTTTTATGTCGGAACCATTAAAGGAGTTGGAAGAATATATCAACAAACGGTTGTGGACACATATTCGAAAGTCTCTTTTGCAAAACTTTATCAGATGAAGACAGCAATTTGTGCTGCAGATATTTTAAATGATAAAGTAATTCCATTTTTTGATGAAAAAAATGTCCCAATACTAAGAATGTTAACTGACCGAGGAACAGAGTTTTGTGGACGCGCAGAAGAGCATGAGTATCAACTCTATCTGGCCATAAAAGATATTGATCACACAAAAACCAAAGCAAGACACCCACAAACTAATGGAATATGTGAACGTTTTCATAGGACGATATTAGATGAGTTTTACCAAGTGGCCTTCAGGAAGAAAATTTATAATTCCCTTGAACAGCTTCAAGCAGACTTAGATGAATTTATTTATAAATTTAATAATAGTAGAACTCATCAGGGTAAGATGTGCAATGGAAGAACTCCAATGGAAACATTTAATGAAGGGATAAAAAAATGGAATGATAAAAATTTATCATCATATTTGCAAAGGGGGCTTGATGAAAAAGCAGTTATAATATAA
- a CDS encoding DUF2779 domain-containing protein encodes MAKIKHLSKTQLQAGQKCPKLLYFKKFHYNDLPSPDLESQERFDQGNTVGELAVRYFSQICDSRYGKDKHIYIDKKPWEKDDAIIETEEAIENGYRMIFEGASESDKDGVWAKNDIVEILDDGSINLYEVKATKSTPGAYHFNDASIQYNAFNGAGYKINKIFLVTVNPDFIRDTTFNFHEYFIITDVTKKVVKIAKDSCDEVPSLLEMINSGKIPEIEIGSHCLKGFTCDAYSICWGDKSGYGVSKLLSRQWRLRNKFIDQGKILIEDLTAEDAKEFDPVIKIDYDVYKTKEPQINKNGLKVFLNQLRYPVYYLDYETINSIIPPFVGTIPGEQIPFQFSLHIQRSDDFNKLEHFEFLHCLKNLEMVRNYQMSLDQKNFLQSPCFGR; translated from the coding sequence ATGGCGAAGATTAAGCATTTATCAAAAACTCAGCTTCAGGCAGGACAAAAATGTCCAAAGCTTCTTTATTTTAAGAAGTTTCATTATAATGATTTGCCTTCTCCTGATTTGGAGTCACAAGAAAGATTTGACCAAGGAAATACAGTTGGTGAGTTAGCTGTTAGATATTTTTCTCAAATTTGTGATAGCAGGTACGGCAAAGATAAACATATTTATATTGATAAAAAGCCTTGGGAAAAAGATGACGCCATTATTGAGACAGAAGAAGCTATCGAGAATGGCTATAGAATGATATTTGAAGGAGCAAGTGAATCTGATAAAGATGGTGTCTGGGCAAAAAATGATATAGTTGAAATTCTTGATGATGGTTCGATTAATCTCTACGAGGTTAAAGCAACAAAATCGACTCCTGGCGCTTATCATTTTAACGATGCCAGTATTCAGTACAATGCTTTTAATGGAGCTGGATACAAAATAAATAAGATATTTCTTGTAACGGTTAATCCTGATTTTATCAGAGATACTACATTTAATTTCCACGAATATTTTATTATTACAGATGTAACTAAAAAGGTTGTTAAAATTGCAAAAGACTCATGTGATGAAGTCCCAAGTCTTTTAGAGATGATTAATAGTGGAAAAATTCCAGAAATTGAAATTGGGTCTCATTGCTTAAAGGGTTTTACTTGTGATGCTTATAGTATTTGTTGGGGTGATAAATCCGGGTATGGAGTATCGAAATTATTAAGTCGCCAGTGGAGGCTTAGAAATAAGTTTATAGATCAGGGGAAAATACTTATTGAAGACCTAACGGCTGAAGATGCCAAAGAGTTTGATCCTGTTATTAAAATAGACTATGACGTATACAAAACAAAAGAGCCTCAAATTAATAAAAATGGATTAAAGGTATTTTTAAATCAATTAAGATACCCGGTCTATTATCTTGATTATGAAACAATTAACTCTATTATTCCACCGTTTGTTGGAACAATACCGGGTGAACAGATACCATTTCAGTTTTCTTTGCATATTCAAAGAAGTGATGATTTTAACAAATTAGAGCATTTCGAATTTTTACACTGTTTAAAGAACTTGGAAATGGTTCGGAATTATCAGATGTCCTTGGACCAAAAAAACTTTTTACAATCGCCGTGTTTTGGGCGCTAG
- a CDS encoding nucleoside 2-deoxyribosyltransferase codes for MDSCLFKKEIDFYKAKAYLAGPDVFRADAIEYGNKLKNICIQNGIKGLYPLDNEINLKRNVNHRDIFLSNIKMITECDFVIANISPFRGYSVDATTAYEVGVAFAMGKPVFAYSSDRTSLVNRVKRSPYLIDSDYPVIESFNLIDSLMLVNSIESISSSFEEALFRAMNTGAIYGED; via the coding sequence ATGGATTCTTGTTTGTTTAAAAAAGAAATCGATTTTTACAAAGCAAAAGCGTATCTTGCAGGACCAGATGTTTTTAGAGCGGATGCTATTGAGTATGGTAACAAGTTAAAAAATATATGTATCCAAAATGGAATAAAAGGTTTGTATCCACTTGATAATGAAATTAATTTAAAAAGAAATGTTAATCACAGGGATATTTTTTTAAGTAATATAAAAATGATTACTGAGTGTGATTTTGTTATAGCAAACATATCTCCGTTCAGAGGCTATTCAGTTGATGCTACCACTGCTTATGAAGTAGGGGTTGCATTTGCTATGGGCAAGCCTGTTTTTGCTTATAGTAGCGATAGAACAAGTCTTGTTAATAGAGTTAAAAGAAGTCCTTATCTTATTGATAGTGATTACCCGGTAATTGAAAGTTTTAATCTAATTGATAGCCTTATGTTAGTTAATTCGATCGAGTCGATTTCTAGTAGTTTTGAGGAGGCGTTATTTCGAGCAATGAATACAGGAGCAATATATGGCGAAGATTAA